The following is a genomic window from Halobacterium sp. R2-5.
GCGCGCGCGAGCCGGCTCCGGGAGGCGTTCCGGTGATTCTCGCGGTCTGCGGCGGGAAGGGCGGCGTCGGAAAGACGACGACCGCGCTCAATCTCGCCGCCGAGCTCGACGCGGTGCTCGTGGACGCGGACCTCGGGATGGCGGACGTGCCGGCGGGCCGCGGCCCCGACCTCCACGACGTGCTCGCGGGGCGCGCGGACGCCGTCGAGGCGGTCCGCGAGACCGGTGCGATCGCGGTGCTGCCCTGTGGTCGGACGCTCGCCGGCGCCCGGGAGAGCGACCCGATGCGGCTCCTGGACGCGCTGCATGCCGTCGCGGACGCGTACGGCGACGTGGTCGTGGACTGTCCCGCGGGTCTGCGCGCGGACGTCGGTCTGCCGCTGCTGGTCGCGGACGCGAGCGTGCTGGTGACGACGCCGGACCGCGCGGCGCTGGCGGACGCGCTTCGCGCGCGGTCGCTGGCCGTCGAACTGGACGCCGGGCTGGCAGCCGCCGCGTACAATCGCGCGGACAGCGCGGGCGACGAGGTGGCGAACGCGCTCGGCGCGCCGGTGGTCGCGATTCCGGCGGCGGACGCCGTGACGGCGGCGGTGGAAGCCGGGCAGCCGGTCGCGGCTGTCGCTGGAGAGTCGGCGGCTGCGGCGCGGTTCGAGAATCTCGCACAACGAGTTCGTGAGACGCGGTAACGGTCAGTCCTGGAGGTCGACGTACGTCGAGCGCAGCGTCACCGGCGTCACGTCCGCGACGTCGGCGGCGTCGGCCTGCGTGAGCGGGACGTTCCGGTCGCAGGCCGCGGTGTAGAGGCAGGCGGCGGCGACCCCGCTGGGGTTGCGTCCGGAGACGAGGTTCCGGGACTCGGCCTCTTCGACGTACTCGCGGGCGGCGCGCTCGACGCCCTGGGGGAGGTCGAGTTCAGTGGCGTACCGCGGGAGGTAGTCGCGGGGATCGATTGGACCCGTGGGCAGGCCGAGTTCGCGGTTCATGGCGTCGTACGCGGCGGAGAGCTCGCCCTCGTCCGCGCGGGCGACGTCCTCGACCTCGCCGAGCGTCCGCGAGAGCGCGTTCGTCCGACAGACCGCGTAGACGGCGGCGGCCGCGAACCCTTCGATGGAGCGACCGCGGAGCAGGCCCTCGTTCTGTGCGGAGTCGAACAGCGCACACGCCTGGTCGCGGACGCTGCGCGGCAGGTCGAGCTTGCCGACGAGCCGGCGGATCTCCGTGAAGCCGTACACCTGGTTGCGGTCGGCCTTCGACGGGATGGACGCGCGCTTGTGCTGGCGGCGCATCCGCTTGAGACGGCGGCGCTTGCGCCCCTTCACGCGCGTCGAGCGGCCGATCTCCGTGGAGAGTCCGCGGTCGTGTCTGGCGCGCGTGAGCGGCGCGCCCGTCCGCTCGGGGTTGCTGTCGTCCTCGGAGAAGCTGCGCCACTCGGGGCCGCGGTCGATGCGGTCCTCGTCGACGACGAGCCCGCACTCCACGCAGACGCGTTCGGTCGCACGCTGCCGGACGGCACCCGAGCACTCGGGACAGGTCACTGACTGACTCATCACACCTGAACGTAGGTCCGGAAGCAGTATTTAAACGCAGGTCGAGACCGCCGATTCCGGGCGTTCCAGGCGCCGAGAGCGTATCGGTAACCGGTACGCTCCTGTAGCGGGCGGTGTATATCTCGCTTGTCGACACTCGAAATTTTAAGTGGTGTCGCGCGGAACTGGCTCGCATGGGACTGGCGGACATCGCGGAAGGGGTCGAGGTGACGACGCGCCAGCGCGAGCGCGGCGTCGCGAGCGTCGACCGGACCGCGGCGTCGCTGGCGGCGGGGCTCGCCGGCGTGGAGGACGACCTCCCGGTGTCCGCGGACGCGGCCGCGACGATGGCCGAGGCGTACGCGGGCGGCGCGAGCGTCGGCGACGCCGCCGACGAGGCCGGCGTGGCGCCGACCACCGCGGCGAAGACGCTCCACCGGCTCGGCTTCGAGGGGCTGTCGCCGTTCTCGCCGCTCCAGCGCGAGATACTCGACGACTGGCTGGCCGCAGAGTGCTCTCGCGCGGACGCCCTCGAACTCACGGGCGCCGGCGAGCGGGCGTTCGCGCTCGCGGCGTACGTCGCGACCCACGAGCCGGTCGAGGCGGCCGAAGCGGCCGTCGAGAGCGCGCTGTCGAACGCCGGGGACGCGATGGTCGAGAAGCGCGACGCGCTCGAAGCGACGCTCCCGGACCTCGACGCGTAGTCAGGAGAGCTTCTGGCGGGCGGCGTCGAGCAGCGATTCTTCGTCGGCGTCGACGCTCAGGGACGTCTCGAACAGCGACGCCGCGAGCGCCGCGATTCGCGCGGTGAACGCGCCGTCGCCGGCGAGCGCGGCCGGCTCCTCGGGGATACCGCGCTCGGCGTGTTCGGGGACGGCGTGGTCGGCGTCCGGCGGTGCGTCCTCGGCCCGGTTCGCGATAGCGAGGTCGAAGTCCGCCCCGAGATCTGCGAGGCGCCCGCGGGCGCGCTGGAGGCTGTCGATGCCTCGACTCCCGGGCGGGAGGACGGCGGCGACCCGGTCAGCGCTCGTGACCGCGGCGACGGCCTGGTTCGCGGCGACCGGCGGCGTATCTACCAGCACGTAGTCGTGGACGTCCGAGAGGTCCGCGAGCCGGTCGTCGAGACGCTCAGCGGCGGTCCGGGTCTTCGCTTCGGCGATGCGAGCGAACGGCGCGAACGCGGGGTACGCGGCGACGTCGCCCGGCGCGTCGGGAGCGAGGACGTGGCGTGCCGCCGCCGGGTCGGCGTCCGGGTCCGCGAGCAGCGAGGTGGCGTCGGCGTCGATGCGGCCGTCGACGTACTGTGCGAGGCCCTGCGTGGCGAACGCGGCGTCGAGGACGCCGACGCTGGCGCCGTCGCGAGCGAGCACGGCGGCGGTCTCGACGGCGATTCGGGTGGTGCCGGCGCCGCCGGCGACGCCGACGAGCGCGGCAGTTCGTGGCTGCATGCCAGTAGTTTTCCCTCCTACTGGTACTAAAATTCGTGTATTCTCCGGCGATTTATTCTCCGGCAGCCGCGGAGATGTCGTCGGCGATGTCGTCGAGTTCGTCGTCCGCGAGGTCCGGGCGCTCGCCGGCGATGGCGTGAATCGGGCGGCCGCCGTCGCCGTCGAAGCGCGGGATGATGTGTCCGTGGACGTGCGGCACCTCCTGTCCGGCCGCCTCGCCGTTGTTGAACGCGACGTTGCTGGCGTCCGCGTCCACGACGTCCTCCACGATGGGCGTGAGGGAGTGCAGCGCCGCGAACACCATCTCGCCGCTCTCCGGGGGCACGTCGTCGAGGGTCTCGTGGTGGTCCTTCGGGATGACGAGCGTGTGCCCGGGCGCGAGCGGGTTCGCGTCGAGGAACGCGAGCACGTCGGCGTCCTCGTAGACGACGCGGGCGGGAATCTCTCCGTCGACGATCTGGCAGAAGATGCAGTCTTCGGACATGTGCGGCCAAACGACCGCCTCGATTAAAAGCCTAGCCGCGTCGGCCGCCGACGCTGTCGCGGAACTGCCCGCGGTCGACGACGCGGAGCGTGAGGTCGGCGGTGGCGACGGCGGCGCCGTCTTCGCGCTCGGCCCGGCAGGCGAACGAGAGGTCGGGGCGGTCGACGCCCACGAGCGTCGCGGACACGTCGACGGACGCGCCGACGCCGACGGGCGCGAGGTGGGAGACCGAGGCGCCGCGGTCGACGACGCCCGTGCCGTCGGGGAGGCGACCGCGCAGCGTCTCCCGGACGAGCGTCTCGAACTGCGCGAGCAGGTGCGGCGTGCCGAGGACGCGGACCGCCTCCTCGGGGCTGGCGTCGATGGCAGCGGGGTCGCCGGGCGGGTCGTCGTGCGCGCCGAACGCGACGGTGGCGTGGTCGTCGTCGAGCGTGAACGCGGCCTCGCCGCGGACGTCGGCGTCCGCGAGCTCGTCGAAGGCGTCGGACATGCGTGACGCCACGACGCAGTTCGTGTTAGTCTTGGCGGCGTGCGGCGTCGAGAGAGCTGTCGATTGCTCCGCTCGACAGTCGTTCCGTGGAGAACAGAAAGGCTATGAGCGGGGGCTGGCTACGCTGGAGCATGCTCAGCAACTTCGCGGAACTGTTCGACGTCGCCGTGACCCTCGCGTACGCCGTGCTCGGCGCGGGGCTGGTGGGGACCGGCGTGCTCGTCGAACTGCGCAGCGTCGCCAGCCTCGGCGGCGGCGACCTCGTGCTCGGCGTGTGGCTCGCGGCCATGGGCGTGGTCGCCATCGCCGCCGGCACGATGCTGTTCACGGACAAGGTCCGGGCGCGCATCGGCGACGCCTAAACCGGCAGACGCGGCGACGGCGACTGTACAACCGATTACCCTTTTAGGTGCGAGCGAGACGGGTACGCCATGAGCCGATTCGCCGACGTCCCCGACCAGTACGACCCCGACGACGTGGAGGACCGGGTGTTCGACTACTGGGAGGCCGTCGACGCCTACGAGCAGACCAAACAGCACCGGGCCGACGGCGAGGACTTCTTCTTCGTGGACGGGCCGCCGTACACGTCCGGGGCCGCGCACATGGGGACGACGTGGAACAAGACCCTCAAAGACGCCTACATCCGCTACCACCGGATGCAGGGCTACGACGTCACGGACCGCCCGGGCTACGACATGCACGGGCTCCCCATCGAGACGAAAGTCGAGGAGGAGCTCGGCTTCGAGTCGAAGAAGGACATCGAGGAGTACGGCGAGCAGAACTTCATCGACGCCTGCAAGGAGTTCGCCGACCGCAACCTCGAGGGTCTGCAGTCGGACTTCCAGAGCTTCGGCGTCTGGATGGACTGGGAGAACCCGTACAAGACCGTCGACCCGTCGTACATGGAGTCGGCGTGGTGGGCGTTCGACCGCGTCCACGAGCGCGGACTCGTCGAGCGCGGGAAGCGCTCCATCAGCCAGTGCCCCCGTTGTGAGACCGCGATCGCGAACAACGAAGTCGAGTACGAGGACGTCACCGACCCCTCCATCTACGTGGCGTTCGACCTCGACGACCGCGAGGGGTCGCTGGTCGTGTGGACGACGACGCCGTGGACGATTCCCGCCAACGAGTACGTCGCCGTCGACGAAGAGATGACCTACCAGAAGGTGCGCGCGACCAGAGACGGCGAGGAGGACGTCCTCTACGTCGCCGAGGAGTGCGTCGAGGGCGTGCTGACGGCGGGCCGCTACGAGGACTACGAAATCGAGGAGACGCTCCCCGGCAGCCGGATGCTCGGCTGGTCGTACACGCCGCCGCTCGCCGACGAGGTGCCCGCGAACCCCGTGGACGCCGACGGCACCCACGAGGTCTACCACGGCGACTGGGTGGAGGGCGACCGCACGGGCCTCGTCCACTCCGCGCCCGGGCACGGCGAGGAGGACTTCGAGCGCGGCGAGGAACTCGGCCTGCCGGTGTTCTGTCCGGTCGGCGAGGACGGCGTCTACACCGAGGAAGGCGGCAAGTACGAGGGCGAGTTCGTCCGCGACGCCAACGAGGCCATCATCGACGACCTCTCCGGGAAGGGTGCGCTGCTCGCCGAGGAGGAGGTCACGCACTCCTACGGACACTGCTGGCGCTGCGACACGGGCATCATCCAGATCGTCACCGACCAGTGGTTCATCACCATCACCGACGTCAAAGACGAGCTCCTGGAGAACATGGAGGATTCGGAGTGGTACCCGCAGTGGGCCCGCGACAACCGCTTCCGGGACTTCGTGGAGGACGCGCCGGACTGGAACGTCAGCCGGCAGCGCTACTGGGGCATTCCGGTGCCCATCTGGACGCCCGATAGCGAGGCCACTGCCTCGAACGGGAGCGGCGAAGCCGCGGACGGCTGGAGCGGGGACATGGACGACGTGCTCGTCGTCGGCACCCGCGAGGAGCTCGCGGAGCTCGCCGACCAGGACGTCGACCCCGAGACCGTCGACCTCCACAAGGACACCGTCGACGACCTCACCATCACGCGGGACGGCACGACGTACACGCGCGTCCCGGACGTCTTCGACGTCTGGCTGGACTCCTCGGTGGCGTCGTGGGGCACCCTCGACTACCCCGAGAAGCAGGACGACTTCGAGGAGCTGTGGCCCGCCGACCTCATCATGGAGGCCCACGACCAGACTCGCGGCTGGTTCTGGTCCCAGCTCGGGATGGCGACCGCGGCGATGGGCGAGGTGCCCTACGAGCAGGTGCTCATGCACGGGTACGCGAACATGCCCGACGGCCGCGGGATGTCGAAGTCGAAGGGCATCACCATCGAGCCGAACGAGGTCATCGAGGAGTACGGCGCGGACCCGATGCGGCTGTTCCTGCTGTCGGTGAGCCCGCAGGGCCAGGACATGCGCTTCTCGTGGGACGAGACCGAGAACATGCAGCGGGACCTCAACATCCTCTGGAACGTGTTCCGCTTCCCGCGGCCGTACATGGAGATGGACGGCTTCGACGCCAACGTCCCCGAGGCGTTCGGCGGCGACGGGTCGGGCGTCGCCGTCGAGGACGTCTCGCTCGAAACGGTCGACCAGTGGCTGCTGTCGACGCTCCAGCGCGTCAAGGCCGACGCCACGAGCCACTGGGAGGAGTTCGAGCAGCACAAGGCACTCGAGGAGATCCTGGAGTTCGTCACGGGCGACCTCTCGCGGTACTACGTGCAGGTCGTCCGCGAGCGCATGTGGGAGGAGGGCGACTCCGAGTCGAAGACCGCAGCGTACGCCACGCTCCAGAAGGCGCTGCTGGAGGTGACCGCGATGCTGGCGCCGTACGCGCCGCTCGTCACCGACGAGCTCTACCAGCACCTCACTGACGGCGGCGCCTACGACACCGTCCACATGTGCGACTGGCCGGAGGTCGAGGAGCGCTACCGCCAGCCCGCGCTCGAAGACGACGTCGCGACGCTCCGCGACATCGAGGAGGCCGGCAGCCACGCCCGCCAGCAGGCCGGCCGGAAGCTCCGCTGGCCCGTGACGCGTGTCGTCGTGGACGCCGACGACGACCGCGTCGCGAGCGCGGTCCGCGAGCACGCCGAACTGCTGTGCGACCGCCTGAACGCGCGCCGCGTCGAGGTCGTCGACGAGGGCGAGGACTGGGACGAGCTCGCGTTCAGCGCGCGCGCCGACATGAGCGTCCTCGGCCCCGCGTTCGGCGACGACGCCGGCGAGGTCATGCAGGCGCTCAACGACGCCCACGTCGAGGTCCGCGGACCCGACGCGCTCGCCGAGCAGGCCAGTGAGGCGCTCGGCCGCGACGTCGAACTCACGCCGGAGATGGTGGAGTTCGTCGAGGAGGCTCCCGAACACGTCGCCGGCGCGGACTTCGAGGACGGTACTGTGTACGTCGACACCGAACTCGACGAGGATGTCGAGAGCGAGGGGTACGCCCGCGAGGTCATCCGCCGCGTCCAGGAGATGCGCAAGGACCTCGACCTCGCGATGGACGCCGAGATCCGGCTCGACGTCGCCGTCTTCGACGACCGCGTCGGCCGCCTCGTCGCCGAGCACGAGGACCTCATCGCCGAGGAGACCCGCGCCCGCGAGCTCGGCGAAGTCGAGGACGGCTACCGCGAGGAGTGGGACGTCGAAGGCACGAAGCTCGCGCTCGAAATCGAGGAGCTGTAGGCACGAACGGTCCCGCTCAGCCGCGGACCGGGACGTGTCCGAGCCGGACGTCGCGTTCCGTTCGCTCGTCGCCGCCCTCGGCGTGTGTGATGCCGACGACTGTGACGCTCTGGGGGTTCTCCGCTGCCGGGAGCGACCATGCGCTCGTGAACGTCCGGGTGTCGCCGGGCTCGACCCGGCCGGAGGACGCGCCGCCGCCGACGCGCGTCCCGTCGCTCGTCGTGACCGTCCCGAGTTCGAGCGTGTACGGCGCGTCCCCCGTGTTCTCGACGCGGACGGTCGCCTCGAAGTGCCACGCGTCGTCGCCGACCCGCACCTGAGCGTCTTCGAGCGTGTCCGCGGGCTCGGTCTCGGGCAGCAGCTCGTCGCCGATGCCCGTCCCCTGCTGGGTCGTCCGGCGTTCGGTCGTCGGCGCACCGCCGTCACCGCCAAGCCGGGACGCGACCATCCGGAGCAGCGTCGACGCTTCGACGGCGACCGGCACGCCGATGCCGAGCCCGACCAGGACGCGAATCAGCCACCGGCGGCTCACGAGTCCCGCCTCCTCGGGCTCGTCGCCTCCCGGCTCCGGGGCGCTCTCGTCGCTCATCGTCGGTGGCGCCGCGTCACGGGTGTTCTCGTCGAATCATGGGTTGTCAGTGGGGAGTGTCGGTGGAGCGGCTACACGGGGAACGGCGGCGTGCCGGGCTGGAGCACGCCGTCCGCGACCATGCTCCACAGCGGCAGCCCGTACGCGAGCACGACGAGGACGACGGCGATGCCGGTCCACAGCCAGAGGTTGTCGAGCACGCGCGGGCTGTTCGACGCGCCGGACAGCGGCTCGGGGATGTGGCCGTTCACGGAGAGGCGAGCGACCCCCGGCCGCGACAGCCACGTCCCGAGCATCACCACGAGGAACATCGCGAGCGCGGCGACCAGCAGCGTCGCGCCGACCGCGATCTGGACCCGGATCTCGCCGATGCTGCCGAACACGGGGTCGAACGCGGCGGCGCCCGCGTCACCGACCGGTTCGGCGGTCCGCCGCGGGAGCCCCGCGAGCCCGCCGCGGTGCATCGCGTTCGACATCAGCGTCATGCCGACGAACCAGACGTACGGCTGGACGCTCGCGAGCGTGCGGTGCCGGAGGCGCTTGCCCGTGAGCTGGGGGACCAGCCAGTAGCTGACCGCCATCGCGGTGAGCGCGAACGCGGTGCCGACGGTGAGGTGGAAGTGCCCGGGCACCCAGATGGTGTTGTGGATGAGGTAGTTGATGTTCATCCCGGCGTTGATCATCCCGGAGAACCCGCCGGCGGCGAACATCAGGCCGGCGAGCGCCGTCCCCGAGAACGCGGGGTTGTCCCAGGGGAGCGCGCGCAGCCACCCGAGGTAGCCGTCGCCGCCGCGCTGGCGAGCGCCGTGTTCGAGCGACGCGACGACGGTGAACGCCGTCAGTAGCGACGGCAACAGCAGCATCATCGTGTTCGTCATCGCGATGAACTTGAAGCCGTCCGCGATGCCGGGGTCGACGTACTGGTGGTGGAAGCCGACCGGCGTGGACAGCAACACGAACAGCACGAAGACGACGCGCGCGAGCGGGTCGCTGAACAGCCGGCCGCCCGCGAACTTCGGGAGCAGCGTGTACCACGCGAGGTAGCCCGGCAGCAGCCAGAAGTAGACGACCGGGTGGCCGAAGTACCAGAACAGCGACCGCGTCAGCAGCGGGTCGACCTGCCCGATCCAGCCCAGCGACCACGGGATCAGGAACACCACGACCTCGACGGCGACGCCGACCGAGGAGAGGTACCACATGATGAACGTGGTCAACACCATGAACGTCTGGAGCGGGATGCGCGCGTCGGGGTTGTCAGCGCGCCAGTCGCGGTACGTCAGGAAGTACACCGCGCCGACGACCCACGACCCGACGACGAGCAGCGCGGCGCCGACGTAGAACGCGGGGTGGGCTTTCAGCGGCGCGTAGAACGTGTACAGGACGTCCGCGGACTCGAAGGGGAGGCCGGGCGCGAACCCGTTGAGGATGGCGACGGTCGCCAGCGCGGTGCCGACGAACATCGACAGGAAGCCGGCCCAGGCGAGGCGGTCGCTGTACAGCGAGCGTTCGAGGCTGTTCGTGGTCGCCCAGAGGAACAGCCCGCAGATGAAGAACGTCGTGAACACGAGCGCGAGCAGGACGCCGTGGCCGGTGAGGACGGTGTAGTACTCGGTCGCCTGGATGGGGAGCAGCGAGCGCAGGGTGTCGGTGCGGTACAGCGCCTGCACCAGCCCCAGGAGGCCGCCGAGCGCGAGCGCGACGAACGCGACGCCGAAGTGCCAGCGGACGAGCTTCGCGGCGTTCGGGTACTCGTCGACGTACGTCACGCCTCACTCACCTCCTCGGCGTCGAAGTCCTCCTGTGGGACGACTTCGATGGTGCCGGTCATGTCGTGGTGGGCGGCGCCGCAGTACTCGTGGCACGCGACGTGGTACGTCCGCGCGTCGCCGAACTCGACGGTCAGTTGCGCGACCTGCCCGGGGATGACCATCGTGTTGAGGTTCGTCCCGACGACGTTGAAGCCGTGAGTCACGTCGCCGCTCGCCACGTGGAAGGTGACTTCCGCGCCCTCGGGCACCCGGATGGGGGTGCCGCTGCCGGGCGAGAACTGGAACTGCCGCGCGACGACGTAGACGTCGTACTCGCCGTCGCCCGTCCGGTAGACGCCGGGGTCGCGGAAGTCCGGGGAGTCCGTGGGGCTCGACGCGTCGACCGTGCCGCCGCCGTCGTCGACCATCGCGACGCCAGCGCCGACGGCGCCGTAGACGATGGTTCCGACGAACGCGACGATTAGTGCGAGCGACGCGACCAGCCAGGCTCTCTCGAATCTGTGTATCTCCATGCTATCACCCGATCACCGTCAGTTCGTTCCCGAGGAACTCGACGAAGTACATGAACACCCACATGGCGACGAGTATCAGGAAGTAGACGGCGACGAGCGCCGCCGTCCCCCGTGGGTCGTACTCGTCGTGGCCGATCTCCTCGACCGGCTCCTCGATCGCCGCTTCCGGCGTTCCCGTGGGTTCTCCGTCCCCGTCGTCGTAGGCCGGGGTCGTGGGCTGGTCGCGCCGGTAGACGCCGGCGAGCACCGGCAGGAGCATCGCCAGCGTCACCGTCCCCGCGAACGCCAGCCCGAACAGCGGGTTGAACGGCGCCGTGGTCCCGCCGGCCGGCGCTTCGTCGCCGCCGGCTCCCGACGGCGCGGGGCCGACGACGATGGCGCCCTTCATCCCCACGCTCAGGTGGGGCTCACAGTAGTACAGGTAGACGCCCGGGGTCTCGAACGTGTGCGTGAACGAGAACCCCTCGTCCTCGATGGGCTCGTGACCGCCCCAGGACGCATCCTCGGGCTGGGACTCGACGAGCACGTTGTGCGTGTTCGACGTCCACTCGAAGACCACCGTCGTTCCCGGGGAAACGCGGAGTGCGGGCGGCTCGAACGCGAACGTCCCGCCGTTCCCGTTCGCCCCGACCGTCACCGTCACTTCCTCCTCGCCGGTGCGGTCTGCGGTCTCGCCGTCGTAGTTGTCGACCGCCCCGCCGGACGCCGCGTCCGTGAACCAGTCGCCGTACTCCGCGGGCACAGCGTCCGCCTGCTGGCCGCCGCCGTCCTCGGAGACGACGATAGCGCCCTTCATCCCCACGCTCAGGTGGGGTTCACAGTAGTACAGGTACGTGCCGTTGGTCTCGAACGTGTGCGTGAACGAGAACCCCTCGTCCTCGATGGGCTCATGACCGCCCCACGACGCGTCCTCGGGCTGGGACTCGACGAGCACGTTGTGCGTGTTCGACGTCCACTCGAAGACCACCGTCGTCCCGGGAGAAATCCGGAGTGCGGGCGGCTCGAACGCGAACGTCCCGCCGTTCCCGTTCGCCCCGACCGTCACCGTCACTTCCTCCTCGCCCGTCCGGTCGACGACCGTGCCGTCGTAGTTGTCGACCGCCCCGCCGGCCGCCTCGTCCGTGAACCAGCCGTCGAAGTCGGGCTGTGCCGCGGCCGACCCCGTGGCCGCGCTCCCGACCGCCGCGGCGGCCGCGGTGCCGGCGACCGTTCGGAGCACGCCACGCCGCGAGTACGACTGTTCGGCCACGTCCCCGGTCATCCGTTATCCCTCTCCGAGCGAAGCGCGGCGAACCGCCGGCCGACGCCGTCCCGCGGGGCGAGACGACGGCCGCGGTCGCCGGTCGGTGTCCGGTCTGTCCTGACCATACGCTGTCACAAACGGTCGTTGCTGTGAATCGTCTTAAAAAAGCCCGGTCGTTCCCGGGTCCTTGGAACGGGTACAAGTACTTAGGCTCGGTCTGCAAAACACGTGCGCATGAGCGTCCAACTACGGCGCCTCGCAGCAGGGATCCTGCTGCTCGCACTCGTTCCGGTCGCGCTGTACGCCGTCGGGCAGTCCACGCTCGCGGTCATCTCGCTCGTGAACGTCGTGCTCGTCGCCGGATGCCTCTACTACATGTTCGGCCCCAGCGAGAGCGAGCGAACGCACGTCGCGGGGTAGCGCCGGCTCGATGACGGGGACACCGACAGCCGCGGCCGCCGCAGGGGGCGTGACGCCCGACGCCGGCCTCGTCGCCTTCTTCGTCGTCGGGCTGTTCGGCGGCGCGCACTGCCTCGGGATGTGCGGCCCGCTCGTGACGATGTACGGCGATCGGGTCGGCGGCGACGCCCGCGGCCCGACGACGCACGAGCTCCGCCAGCACGCGCTGTTCAACGCCGGCCGCACCGCGAGCTACGCGACAGTCGGCGCCGCGATTGGCGCCGCCGGGAGCCTCCTCGTCGACGCCGGCGGCCTGCTGGCAGCCGGCGGCGTCGTCCGCGGCGTCGTCGGCGTCGGCGCCGGCGTCGTCATCCTCGCCGCGGGCGCCCGCTACGCGACCGGGGGCGGAGTGCGCGCCTCCGGCGCGTCGATTCCCCTGGTCGGCCGCGCGTTCGCGGCGGTGACCGACCGGCTGCACGCCCGCGTCGACGACTGGGCGACCGGCCCCGGCATCGCGGCGCTCGGCGCGATACACGGTCTCCTGCCGTGTCCGCTGCTCTACCCTGCGTTCCTGTACGCGTTCGCGACCGGGTCGCCGGTCCGGGGCGGCCTCGCGCTCGCCGCGCTCGGCCTCGGGACGTTCCCGTCGCTGCTCGCGTACGGCACCGCCCTCGGGGCCGTCGACGCCGGCCTGCGCCGGCGGCTCCACCGCGGCCTCGGCGTCGCGTTCCTCGTCGCCGGTACCGTCCCGCTCGCGCAGGGGCTCCGGGCGCTCGGCTACGACGTCCCGCACGTCCCCCTCCCCATGCCGCCGCTTCCCGCCTGAACCATGTCGTGTACGCTCTGCGGGCTACCGACGCCCGACCGACCCGTGACCGCGGCCGACGTCGACGGCGAGTACTGCTGTCGCGGCTGTCTGGAGGTCGCGCGCAGCACCGACGCGCCGGCGGACGCTGACGCCGAGGCCGCCGCGGACGCCCTCGACCGCGGCGCCGATCCCGACGACGCGGACGGCGAGACGGCGTTCCTCTCCGTGTCGGGGATGCACTGCGCGACCTGCGAGGCGTTCGTGGAGTCGCGAGCGACGAGCCACGACGGCGTGCTCGCGGCGTCCGCGAGCTACCCGACGGAGTCGGTCAAGCTCACCTACGACCCGTCGGTCGTCGACCGCGACGGCCTCACGGACACCGTCGACGGCCTCGGCTACAGCGCGGGCGAGCGCGAGGTCGGCGAGCGCGACGACGACGTCGCCGTCGGCCGGCTGCTCGTCGGCGGGTTCTTCGGGATGATGACGATGCTGTGGTACGTGCTCTTCCTCTACCCGGTCTACCTCGGCGTCTCCCCCGAGAACCTCCTCGTCGACCTCTCCGGGAGCGCGGGCGCGTACCTGTTCGGGAACGTCTGGCTGATGGCGACCGTCGTCCTCGGGTACACCGGCTACCCGCTGTTCCGCGGCGCGTTCGTGAGCGTGCGCGCCGGCCGCCCGAACATGGACCTGCTCGTCGGCGTCGCCGCGGCGGCCGCGTACGCGTACAGCACGGTCGTGGTCCTCGGCGGCGGCACGGACGTCTACTACGACGTCGCGGTCGTCATCGTGCTCGCGGTCACCGTCGGCGACTACTACGAGGACCGCGTGAAGCGCGGCGCGACCACGCGGCTCGCCGACCTCACCGCCGACCGCGTCGACGACGCCGTCCGCCGCACC
Proteins encoded in this region:
- a CDS encoding cytochrome c oxidase subunit II; this translates as MEIHRFERAWLVASLALIVAFVGTIVYGAVGAGVAMVDDGGGTVDASSPTDSPDFRDPGVYRTGDGEYDVYVVARQFQFSPGSGTPIRVPEGAEVTFHVASGDVTHGFNVVGTNLNTMVIPGQVAQLTVEFGDARTYHVACHEYCGAAHHDMTGTIEVVPQEDFDAEEVSEA
- a CDS encoding halocyanin domain-containing protein translates to MTGDVAEQSYSRRGVLRTVAGTAAAAAVGSAATGSAAAQPDFDGWFTDEAAGGAVDNYDGTVVDRTGEEEVTVTVGANGNGGTFAFEPPALRISPGTTVVFEWTSNTHNVLVESQPEDASWGGHEPIEDEGFSFTHTFETNGTYLYYCEPHLSVGMKGAIVVSEDGGGQQADAVPAEYGDWFTDAASGGAVDNYDGETADRTGEEEVTVTVGANGNGGTFAFEPPALRVSPGTTVVFEWTSNTHNVLVESQPEDASWGGHEPIEDEGFSFTHTFETPGVYLYYCEPHLSVGMKGAIVVGPAPSGAGGDEAPAGGTTAPFNPLFGLAFAGTVTLAMLLPVLAGVYRRDQPTTPAYDDGDGEPTGTPEAAIEEPVEEIGHDEYDPRGTAALVAVYFLILVAMWVFMYFVEFLGNELTVIG
- a CDS encoding b(o/a)3-type cytochrome-c oxidase subunit 1 → MTYVDEYPNAAKLVRWHFGVAFVALALGGLLGLVQALYRTDTLRSLLPIQATEYYTVLTGHGVLLALVFTTFFICGLFLWATTNSLERSLYSDRLAWAGFLSMFVGTALATVAILNGFAPGLPFESADVLYTFYAPLKAHPAFYVGAALLVVGSWVVGAVYFLTYRDWRADNPDARIPLQTFMVLTTFIMWYLSSVGVAVEVVVFLIPWSLGWIGQVDPLLTRSLFWYFGHPVVYFWLLPGYLAWYTLLPKFAGGRLFSDPLARVVFVLFVLLSTPVGFHHQYVDPGIADGFKFIAMTNTMMLLLPSLLTAFTVVASLEHGARQRGGDGYLGWLRALPWDNPAFSGTALAGLMFAAGGFSGMINAGMNINYLIHNTIWVPGHFHLTVGTAFALTAMAVSYWLVPQLTGKRLRHRTLASVQPYVWFVGMTLMSNAMHRGGLAGLPRRTAEPVGDAGAAAFDPVFGSIGEIRVQIAVGATLLVAALAMFLVVMLGTWLSRPGVARLSVNGHIPEPLSGASNSPRVLDNLWLWTGIAVVLVVLAYGLPLWSMVADGVLQPGTPPFPV
- a CDS encoding sulfite exporter TauE/SafE family protein, translating into MTGTPTAAAAAGGVTPDAGLVAFFVVGLFGGAHCLGMCGPLVTMYGDRVGGDARGPTTHELRQHALFNAGRTASYATVGAAIGAAGSLLVDAGGLLAAGGVVRGVVGVGAGVVILAAGARYATGGGVRASGASIPLVGRAFAAVTDRLHARVDDWATGPGIAALGAIHGLLPCPLLYPAFLYAFATGSPVRGGLALAALGLGTFPSLLAYGTALGAVDAGLRRRLHRGLGVAFLVAGTVPLAQGLRALGYDVPHVPLPMPPLPA